A portion of the Carya illinoinensis cultivar Pawnee chromosome 11, C.illinoinensisPawnee_v1, whole genome shotgun sequence genome contains these proteins:
- the LOC122282072 gene encoding cold-responsive protein kinase 1 isoform X1, which yields MTCFHFSFSSRKRGPKCTQGTFDVDDDVSGIHNVKLYPYKELRAATADFSQTNKIGEGGFGSVYKGRLKDGKIAAIKVLSAESKQGVKEFLTEINVISEIEHENLVKLYGCCVEENHRILVYNYLENNSLAQTLIVSGGSQSNMYFKWRTRTKICIGIARGLAFLHEEVRPHIIHRDIKASNILLDKDLTPKISDFGLAKLIPPNMTHVSTRVAGTIGYLAPEYAIKGQLTRKADIYSFGVLLLEIVSGRCNTNTRLPFEEQYLLERTWELYERRVLVGLVDAALNGDFDAEEACKFLKIGLLCTQDAPKLRPSMSTVVKMLTNKVVVDDTKITKPGLISDFMDLKVRGAPKSKLDLNNKPAEKNKSYNISSGSDNLDSSTLSSGTTTAATLTFTAVYDRSI from the exons ATGACTTGTTTTCATTTCTCATTCAGCAGTAGGAAGAGGGGACCGAAGTGTACACAAGGAACCTTTGATGTTGATGATG ATGTGTCAGGCATTCACAATGTGAAACTTTACCCTTACAAAGAGTTGAGAGCTGCTACTGCAGATTTTAGTCAAACCAATAAAATTGGGGAGGGTGGTTTTGGTTCTGTGTATAAG GGACGGCTTAAAGATGGGAAGATTGCTGCTATAAAAGTTCTTTCAGCCGAGTCAAAACAGGGAGTGAAGGAGTTCTTGACAGAAATTAATGTGATCTCAGAAATAGAGCATGAAAATTTGGTTAAGCTCTACGGCTGTTGTGTGGAAGAAAATCACAGAATTTTGGTCTACAACTATCTCGAGAATAATAGCCTTGCACAAACACTTATCG TTTCAGGTGGAAGTCAAAGCAATATGTACTTTAAGTGGCGAACAAGGACTAAGATTTGTATTGGTATTGCACGCGGGCTTGCGTTCCTTCACGAGGAAGTACGACCCCATATTATTCATAGAGATATCAAAGCAAGCAATATTCTCCTTGACAAAGACCTAACGCCCAAGATTTCAGATTTTGGGCTTGCAAAGCTTATCCCACCCAACATGACTCACGTTAGCACACGTGTGGCAGGAACAAT AGGTTATTTGGCACCAGAATATGCAATAAAGGGGCAATTAACACGGAAAGCAGATATTTACAGTTTTGGTGTCCTTCTTTTGGAAATAGTAAGCGGGAGATGCAACACAAATACACGATTACCTTTTGAAGAACAGTATCTCCTAGAGAGG ACGTGGGAACTTTATGAACGAAGGGTGCTAGTTGGACTGGTTGACGCAGCACTGAATGGTGATTTTGATGCTGAGGAGGCTTGTAAATTTCTGAAGATTGGTCTTCTCTGCACCCAAGACGCTCCAAAGCTCCGGCCATCCATGTCAACTGTTGTCAAGATGCTAACTAATAAGGTTGTTGTTGATGACACTAAGATAACAAAGCCAGGCTTAATTTCCGATTTCATGGACCTCAAGGTGCGAGGTGCGCCGAAAAGTAAGCTGGACTTGAACAATAAGCCTGCcgagaaaaataaatcttataacaTATCCTCAGGCTCAGACAACCTGGACAGTTCAACCTTGTCATCAGGAACGACGACTGCTGCAACTTTGACCTTTACTGCAGTGTACGACCGGAGCATTTGA
- the LOC122282072 gene encoding cold-responsive protein kinase 1 isoform X2, whose protein sequence is MTCFHFSFSSRKRGPKCTQGTFDVDDDVSGIHNVKLYPYKELRAATADFSQTNKIGEGGFGSVYKGRLKDGKIAAIKVLSAESKQGVKEFLTEINVISEIEHENLVKLYGCCVEENHRILVYNYLENNSLAQTLIGGSQSNMYFKWRTRTKICIGIARGLAFLHEEVRPHIIHRDIKASNILLDKDLTPKISDFGLAKLIPPNMTHVSTRVAGTIGYLAPEYAIKGQLTRKADIYSFGVLLLEIVSGRCNTNTRLPFEEQYLLERTWELYERRVLVGLVDAALNGDFDAEEACKFLKIGLLCTQDAPKLRPSMSTVVKMLTNKVVVDDTKITKPGLISDFMDLKVRGAPKSKLDLNNKPAEKNKSYNISSGSDNLDSSTLSSGTTTAATLTFTAVYDRSI, encoded by the exons ATGACTTGTTTTCATTTCTCATTCAGCAGTAGGAAGAGGGGACCGAAGTGTACACAAGGAACCTTTGATGTTGATGATG ATGTGTCAGGCATTCACAATGTGAAACTTTACCCTTACAAAGAGTTGAGAGCTGCTACTGCAGATTTTAGTCAAACCAATAAAATTGGGGAGGGTGGTTTTGGTTCTGTGTATAAG GGACGGCTTAAAGATGGGAAGATTGCTGCTATAAAAGTTCTTTCAGCCGAGTCAAAACAGGGAGTGAAGGAGTTCTTGACAGAAATTAATGTGATCTCAGAAATAGAGCATGAAAATTTGGTTAAGCTCTACGGCTGTTGTGTGGAAGAAAATCACAGAATTTTGGTCTACAACTATCTCGAGAATAATAGCCTTGCACAAACACTTATCG GTGGAAGTCAAAGCAATATGTACTTTAAGTGGCGAACAAGGACTAAGATTTGTATTGGTATTGCACGCGGGCTTGCGTTCCTTCACGAGGAAGTACGACCCCATATTATTCATAGAGATATCAAAGCAAGCAATATTCTCCTTGACAAAGACCTAACGCCCAAGATTTCAGATTTTGGGCTTGCAAAGCTTATCCCACCCAACATGACTCACGTTAGCACACGTGTGGCAGGAACAAT AGGTTATTTGGCACCAGAATATGCAATAAAGGGGCAATTAACACGGAAAGCAGATATTTACAGTTTTGGTGTCCTTCTTTTGGAAATAGTAAGCGGGAGATGCAACACAAATACACGATTACCTTTTGAAGAACAGTATCTCCTAGAGAGG ACGTGGGAACTTTATGAACGAAGGGTGCTAGTTGGACTGGTTGACGCAGCACTGAATGGTGATTTTGATGCTGAGGAGGCTTGTAAATTTCTGAAGATTGGTCTTCTCTGCACCCAAGACGCTCCAAAGCTCCGGCCATCCATGTCAACTGTTGTCAAGATGCTAACTAATAAGGTTGTTGTTGATGACACTAAGATAACAAAGCCAGGCTTAATTTCCGATTTCATGGACCTCAAGGTGCGAGGTGCGCCGAAAAGTAAGCTGGACTTGAACAATAAGCCTGCcgagaaaaataaatcttataacaTATCCTCAGGCTCAGACAACCTGGACAGTTCAACCTTGTCATCAGGAACGACGACTGCTGCAACTTTGACCTTTACTGCAGTGTACGACCGGAGCATTTGA
- the LOC122282072 gene encoding cold-responsive protein kinase 1 isoform X3: MTCFHFSFSSRKRGPKCTQGTFDVDDDVSGIHNVKLYPYKELRAATADFSQTNKIGEGGFGSVYKGRLKDGKIAAIKVLSAESKQGVKEFLTEINVISEIEHENLVKLYGCCVEENHRILVYNYLENNSLAQTLIVSGGSQSNMYFKWRTRTKICIGIARGLAFLHEEVRPHIIHRDIKASNILLDKDLTPKISDFGLAKLIPPNMTHVSTRVAGTIGYLAPEYAIKGQLTRKADIYSFGVLLLEIVSGRCNTNTRLPFEEQYLLERICFSSAFFSLHTTAFYSCQSTRKMRSCAKNLGALSSGATCFRAWSSRTAALRRLHSPFQPLHLSEILQIWPTPSPSHRRVAASRLHKCAGLQMFTGHRSVHLMPYFLLYFHFP; this comes from the exons ATGACTTGTTTTCATTTCTCATTCAGCAGTAGGAAGAGGGGACCGAAGTGTACACAAGGAACCTTTGATGTTGATGATG ATGTGTCAGGCATTCACAATGTGAAACTTTACCCTTACAAAGAGTTGAGAGCTGCTACTGCAGATTTTAGTCAAACCAATAAAATTGGGGAGGGTGGTTTTGGTTCTGTGTATAAG GGACGGCTTAAAGATGGGAAGATTGCTGCTATAAAAGTTCTTTCAGCCGAGTCAAAACAGGGAGTGAAGGAGTTCTTGACAGAAATTAATGTGATCTCAGAAATAGAGCATGAAAATTTGGTTAAGCTCTACGGCTGTTGTGTGGAAGAAAATCACAGAATTTTGGTCTACAACTATCTCGAGAATAATAGCCTTGCACAAACACTTATCG TTTCAGGTGGAAGTCAAAGCAATATGTACTTTAAGTGGCGAACAAGGACTAAGATTTGTATTGGTATTGCACGCGGGCTTGCGTTCCTTCACGAGGAAGTACGACCCCATATTATTCATAGAGATATCAAAGCAAGCAATATTCTCCTTGACAAAGACCTAACGCCCAAGATTTCAGATTTTGGGCTTGCAAAGCTTATCCCACCCAACATGACTCACGTTAGCACACGTGTGGCAGGAACAAT AGGTTATTTGGCACCAGAATATGCAATAAAGGGGCAATTAACACGGAAAGCAGATATTTACAGTTTTGGTGTCCTTCTTTTGGAAATAGTAAGCGGGAGATGCAACACAAATACACGATTACCTTTTGAAGAACAGTATCTCCTAGAGAGG ATTTGCTTCTCTTCGGCCTTCTTCAGCCTACATACCACCGCTTTCTACAGCTGCCAATCTACTAGGAAGATGCGGAGCTGTGCCAAAAATCTCGGCGCGTTGTCCTCAGGTGCAACTTGTTTCCGAGCATGGTCTTCACGCACCGCTGCCCTACGACGGCTACACTCGCCGTTCCAGCCGCTTCATCTCTCAGAGATCCTTCAGATCTGGCCCACCCCATCCCCTTCCCACCGGCGCGTGGCTGCCTCACGCCTTCACAAGTGTGCGGGTTTGCAGATGTTCACTGGCCATAGATCAGTCCACCTAATGCCATACTTTCTACTATATTTTCACTTTCCCTAA